In one window of Streptomyces griseus subsp. griseus DNA:
- a CDS encoding carboxymuconolactone decarboxylase family protein yields MIIDIPEGQEPIGYVWGEMVPGIGVAAATFSMSVYEHTTLGLREFEAARLRIAQVNGCLFCLDWRTERDGEKVEEEFAQAVTEWRTTAAFDVRTRLAAEYAERYALDHHGLDDAFWKRMTAHYSQVEIVELSMSIGSWLAFGRLNHVLGIDAVCVLPGH; encoded by the coding sequence ATGATCATCGACATCCCGGAGGGCCAGGAGCCCATCGGTTACGTATGGGGGGAGATGGTCCCCGGCATCGGCGTGGCCGCCGCCACGTTCTCGATGTCCGTGTACGAGCACACGACGCTGGGTCTAAGGGAGTTCGAGGCGGCGCGGCTGCGGATCGCGCAGGTCAACGGGTGCCTGTTCTGCCTGGACTGGCGGACCGAGCGGGACGGGGAGAAGGTCGAGGAGGAGTTCGCGCAGGCGGTGACCGAGTGGCGTACGACAGCCGCCTTCGACGTGCGGACCAGGCTGGCGGCGGAGTACGCGGAGCGGTACGCGCTGGACCACCACGGTCTCGACGACGCCTTCTGGAAGCGGATGACCGCGCACTACAGCCAGGTGGAGATCGTGGAGCTGTCGATGAGCATCGGCTCCTGGCTCGCGTTCGGGCGGCTCAACCATGTGCTGGGGATCGACGCGGTGTGCGTGCTGCCGGGTCACTGA
- a CDS encoding dihydrodipicolinate reductase: MIPTVVWGTGNVGRAAIRAVEAHPALTLTAVLVHDPAKVGRDAGELGALGRTLGIAATDGIAAVLAGRPRAVVYAASGDIRPDDALTDIGRAIRAGAVVVTPSLYPLYDQRNAPPELRDPVLAAVAEGGGSLFVSGVDPGWGNDVLPLLVSGLGTEVDVIRCQEIFDYSTYEQEESVRHLIGMGHPLDYQPLMLAETVPTMVWGGQIRLMARALGVELDEIRETLDRRALETPVTTRTMGEFAAGTQGAVRFEVQGIVGGEPRIVIEHITRIHPSCAPDWPSPPDGVGAHRVVIEGRPRIEVTVEASDEGENRSAGGNATAVGRLVSAIDWLVDAEPGLYDALDVPLRPAVGRLGRRPA, encoded by the coding sequence CCGCCGTCCTCGTCCACGATCCCGCCAAGGTCGGCCGCGACGCGGGCGAGCTGGGCGCACTCGGCCGCACGCTCGGCATCGCGGCCACCGACGGCATCGCCGCCGTCCTGGCCGGCCGCCCCCGGGCGGTGGTCTACGCGGCCTCCGGCGACATCCGCCCCGACGACGCCCTCACCGACATCGGCCGGGCGATCCGGGCCGGAGCGGTCGTCGTCACGCCCTCCCTCTATCCCCTCTACGACCAGCGCAACGCCCCGCCGGAACTGCGGGACCCCGTCCTGGCCGCAGTCGCGGAGGGCGGTGGCTCCCTCTTCGTCTCCGGGGTCGACCCCGGCTGGGGCAACGACGTCCTGCCGCTGCTGGTCAGCGGTCTGGGCACCGAGGTGGACGTGATCCGCTGCCAGGAGATCTTCGACTACTCCACGTACGAGCAGGAGGAGTCGGTACGCCACCTGATCGGCATGGGCCACCCGCTGGACTACCAGCCGCTGATGCTGGCGGAGACGGTACCGACGATGGTGTGGGGCGGTCAGATCCGGCTGATGGCCCGGGCGCTGGGCGTCGAACTGGACGAGATCCGCGAGACGCTGGACCGCCGGGCGCTGGAGACGCCGGTGACCACCCGCACGATGGGCGAGTTCGCGGCGGGCACCCAGGGCGCGGTCCGGTTCGAGGTCCAGGGCATCGTGGGCGGGGAACCCCGCATCGTGATCGAACACATCACCCGTATCCACCCCTCGTGCGCACCGGACTGGCCCTCCCCGCCCGACGGCGTGGGCGCGCACCGCGTGGTGATCGAGGGCCGCCCCCGTATCGAGGTGACGGTCGAGGCCTCCGACGAGGGCGAGAACCGGTCGGCGGGCGGCAACGCCACGGCGGTCGGGCGGCTCGTCTCGGCCATCGACTGGCTGGTGGACGCCGAACCGGGCCTGTACGACGCACTCGATGTCCCGCTGCGGCCCGCCGTCGGCAGGCTGGGAAGGAGACCCGCATGA